A window of the Chiloscyllium plagiosum isolate BGI_BamShark_2017 chromosome 13, ASM401019v2, whole genome shotgun sequence genome harbors these coding sequences:
- the LOC122556065 gene encoding GPI mannosyltransferase 4-like, with translation MHRMASKLMWLVLGVVRVLWCLAPQTGYIHPDEFFQSPEVMAGDILNLKTYRTWEFNTSYPSRSILFPLITSGFSFTTLKALHNSGLFDKILNGYSLLVFPRCYLTCVSFILDYSVYHLACLWGADPWDALTLLSGSHVVLVFYTRTFSNVIEAVLFALLLLLVAMDIKQASVASNPMRKESGKKKHFIGIVLVSGFFNRPTFIGYALIPMFRWLFCDQKGILQFDLRRIMKRFFGLLSSVIATSFLFIVTDALYFGSLLSERAWFLKDGNNIYTLFVNISQHLVLTPVNLILYNLDQKSLIAHGSHPWFTHLTVNSFLLFGGLHLSAVTTGVKTMVSKFACKASGHTSHKDNLENKLPAKLSMTTQITEYLLLVYFIPIVILSMFSHQEPRYISPLIVPLVILSASKYKMRSWKVVIVVFNLLGSVFFGCLHQGGLIPCLSYLEKVLHSENPLPSQTEHNLVFYHTYMPPRYLLNIKSDEKFVRIIDLGGSDVSFLNNTVNELLDNSASKHFGKNQEINIYMIAPGTVQDDIKNCGFQWKTVASFFPHLTMEDPPDISSLLSEGGLTQLSLYIFKVHIKLKQPEH, from the exons ATGCACAGGATGGCTTCCAAGTTAATGTGGTTGGTACTTGGAGTAGTCAGGGTGCTATGGTGCCTAGCACCACAAACAGGCTATATACATCCTGATGAATTTTTCCAGTCTCCAGAGGTTATGGCAg GTGATATTTTGAATCTCAAAACTTACCGTACTTGGGAATTCAATACCAGCTACCCCAGCAGATCAATTCTGTTCCCATTGATCACCTCTGGATTTTCATTCACAACACTTAAAGCTTTACACAATTCAGGCCTATTTGATAAAATCCTAAATGGTTACAGTTTGTTGGTTTTCCCTAGATGCTACCTAACATGTGTGTCTTTTATACTAGACTATTCTGTATACCATTTAGCCTGTCTCTGGGGAGCAGATCCATGGGATGCATTGACACTACTGAGTGGGTCACATGTGGTGTTAGTTTTCTACACCCGGACATTTTCAAATGTCATAGAAGCAGTACTTTTTGCATTACTGCTGCTGCTAGTAGCCATGGACATAAAGCAAGCAAGTGTGGCATCAAATCCTATGAGAAAGGAAAgcgggaaaaaaaaacattttattgggATTGTTTTGGTCTCTGGTTTTTTTAACAGGCCCACATTCATTGGTTATGCTCTAATACCAATGTTCCGATGGCTTTTTTGTGATCAGAAAGGCATACTTCAGTTTGATTTAAGACGAATTATGAAGCGTTTCTTTGGTCTTCTATCGTCTGTAATTGCAACCAGTTTTCTTTTCATTGTGACAGATGCATTGTATTTTGGTTCATTGTTATCTGAAAGGGCTTGGTTTTTGAAAGATGGCAATAACATTTATACACTGTTTGTCAACATAAGCCAACATCTTGTTTTAACCCCTGTTAATCTAATTTTATATAACTTGGACCAAAAAAGCCTTATCGCACATGGTAGCCACCCCTGGTTTACACATCTGACTGTGAACAGTTTTCTACTGTTTGGCGGCCTCCACTTATCTGCTGTGACAACTGGTGTCAAAACAATGGTTAGCAAATTTGCGTGCAAAGCCAGTGGCCATACCTCTCACAAAGACAATTTGGAAAATAAGTTGCCTGCAAAGCTTTCTATGACTACTCAAATTACTGAGTATTTACTGTTGGTTTATTTTATCCCTATTGTTATTCTATCAATGTTTAGTCATCAAGAGCCACGCTACATTAGTCCACTCATTGTGCCACTTGTCATCCTTAGTGCTTCAAAATATAAGATGCGGAGTTGGAAAGTTGTAATAGTGGTATTTAATCTCTTGGGGTCAGTGTTTTTTGGCTGTCTGCACCAGGGTGGACTAATTCCTTGTCTGTCTTATTTAGAAAAAGTTCTTCACTCAGAAAATCCTTTGCCTAGCCAGACTGAGCATAATTTGGTTTTTTACCATACCTACATGCCTCCTAGGTATCTTCTTAACATCAAATCAGATGAAAAGTTTGTTAGAATCATTGACCTAGGAGGGTCTGATGTGTCTTTTCTCAATAACACAGTGAATGAGCTACTTGACAATTCTGCTTCAAAACACTTTGGGAAGAATCAGGAAATAAATATCTACATGATTGCCCCTGGCACTGTTCAAGATGATATCAAAAATTGTGGTTTTCAATGGAAAACTGTTGCATCATTCTTCCCTCATTTAACTATGGAAGACCCGCCAGATATTTCTTCTCTCCTTTCTGAAGGTGGATTAACTCAACTGAGTCTTTACATTTTCAAAGTGCACATAAAGTTGAAGCAACCAGAACATTAA